ACCCAGTTGTTCGAGCCGACCCCCAACGGGGACTCGAACTGGCCGAGCCACTCGACGAACTCCGGCTCGACGGCGTGGGATCCCGTCGAGCCCCGATTCGCTTGGTTTCCCGCTCCACCGTTCCCGTTCCGGATGACCGGCGAGTCGAAGTCGTATCGGTTCGGATAGAGGTCGTTCGCCGCGCGCCTTCCGAGTCGGTTCGCGACGAGCGCCTTCCGGAGGGTGCGGAAACTCCCCGTGAGGTTCCAGGCGATCTGCTTTTGCATCAGCATCGTGTCGACCGGCGTCCACGGGTCGGGGTCGTACTCCAGCAGCCCGAACTCGATCGCCGACGGGTCGTTCGCCAGGACTCGGTTGACGCCCGTGGTGTAGGCTTCGACGAGCGCGCCGGCACGGGTCTCGCCGAGGAGCTGCCAGTTCGCCCGCGCCGCGCCCGCGAACTCCATTTTGACGTGAAACTCGTCGGAATCGAGCGTCGCGTCCCCGACCACCGCCGAGAGTTCGCCGCGCATCTGCCGGCGCTGGAGGTCCAGTTGGAAACCCCGGTCGCGCGCCTGGGTGTACCCGACCGCGAAGTAGAGCGCCTCCTCGGTTTCACCCGTGACGTTCGGCACGCCGTACTCGTCGTAGCGTACCGTGGCCGCCCCGTACGGGCTTTCGACCGTCCGATCCGTTTCTTCGGTCGCCTCCCACGCCGATCCCGAGAGCGGGGCGAACCGTTCGAGGTAGCCCCGCACTGGGGAGAAGGCCGTCCCGACCGCTCCGCCGGCGAGGATCGCGCCGACGAGCGCCCGGCGTGTGAGGTCACGACTCATGGATTACGTGAGTCGTCTACGGGATATAACGGCGTGGATGCGACTCCGCCGTACCGACCGTATCCGTCGAAAATAGGCGGTCCGACCGACCACGAACGTCGTCCGTTCAGTGGTCGTCGGCGTCTTCGTAGACCCAGGTCGCGGTGCCCTGCTCCCAGTCGACGAGTTCGTCCTCGTCGAAGAACAGGTCGATCTCGCGCTCGTTCGCGCCCTCGTCCTCGTGGTCAGACCCGTGGATGAGGTTGTGGCCGAGGTCGTTGCCGAGGTCGCCGCGGATCGTGCCCGGCTGGGCCTCCTGGGCGTCCGTCGCGCCCATCATCCGCCGGACCTGCCGGGTGGCGTCCGCGCCCTCCCAGACCATCGCGAAGACGGGCCCGCTCGTGATGAACTCGACGAGGCCGTCGAAGAACGGCTTGTCCTCGTGCTCGCCGTAGTGTTCGTGGGCGAGCTCCTCGTCGATCTGCACGAACTTCCCGGCGACCATCTTGAGGCCCTTGCCTTCGAGCCGCGAGACGATCTCGCCGACGACGCCGCGCTGGACGGCGTCGGGTTTGGCCATCACGAACGTCCGCTCGTCGTGGTGGCTCACTGGTCGTCCTCGTCGTCCGCTTCCTCGCGGTCCTCGTCGACGACCGTTTCGTCGGCCTCGTCCTGGGAGACGGTCTCGTCGCTGGTGCGTTCGACGTCCTCCTCGGTGAACTCGGCATCGTCGTCGACCTCACGCTCGGTCTCCTCGCCGACGTTCACCTCGGCGTCGCTCTCCTCGGGGACGTCCTGGTCCTCCTCGATGTCGGGGTCGCTGCCGCCGGCGCGTCGACCCTCGACCTCGTCGAGTTCGTCGGTTTCGGCCCCGGCGTCGACGACCTCGTCGGGGTCGTCGGTCGGCACGTCGTCCGACTCCGTGTCGACCGCCGCCGCCGCGACCGCCTCGGCGTCGGACTCGCCCTCGACGGTGTCGATCTCGTCCGCGACGGTCTCGTCGCCCTCGGTCGTCGGCTCCGCCGCGACCTGCTCGGCCGCCTCGGGGGTGCCCGCCTGGTTGGCCCCGATACGCTGTCCCTCGGCGGTCCACTCGAGGTCGCGCGAGGCCCGACCGAGTTCGGCGTTGTTCTCGCACTTCGACGAACAGAAGTGGACGACGCGACCGTCGACGTGGACGTACATCGTGCCGGTGCCGGGCTCGATGTCCGACCCGCAGTAATCGCACGAACGCGTCTCGACCATCAGCGACCCCCGATGGCGTCGGCCTCGCGAGCGGTCTCCTTGAGCTGGATGATGTCGCCCTCGCGGACCGGGCCGATACAGTTGCGCGTGATGATCCGACCGCGATTCTCGCCCGCCTGGATCCGACAGTTGACCTGCATCGCCTCGCCGTGCATCCCGGTCTTACCGACGACCTCGATGACCTCGGCGGGCGTGGAGTCAGTTCCTTCGGAGCTCATGGTCCTATCGGAGGTCCTCGACCTTGCCGGTGATCTCCTCGACGTCGGACTCGGCATCGCCGGCGTCCACGATGGCCGCCGCGGCGCTGCCGACTTCGAGGCCGGCCGCGTGGCCGACGTCGTCCTGGGTCTCGACGAACACGAACGGGATCTCCTTCTCGTCGGCGAGCTCGGGGAGATGCATCACGATCTCCTCGGGGCTCACGTCCTCGGCGATGTAGACCAGCGAGGCGTTGCCGCGCTCGATGGCCTTGGTGGTCTCGTTCGTGCCCTTCTTCACGGTGCCGGTGTCCCGAGCGACCTCGAGCGCCTCGATGGCGTCGTCCTCGAGGTCCGCCGGAACGTCGTAGGTAACGTAAACTGACATTGGTTGGTCCTTCCCGCGCGCGGGTTCGGGCTCCCCCGCCGTTGCAAGAACCGGCGATGGTCCTTGGCTGCTCGCCGAGAACCGCTCGACGGCGAGCGAATCCTTGAGAGGCTAGGAGCTTCACAACCCCGCGCAGGCTGTAGACTGCGGTAGCGGAGCACCGCATAAAAGCGCTTTCAAACCGCCCACACCGTGTGAGCCGAGCGCACGACAGCGACCGGTGAACGGGTCGGATCGCGGATCGGGAGCGGTCCCACTGCCGACTCGTAGAGGGAGTAGATTCAACTCCCCCGTCCACATCGATTTCGTATCATGTCCACACCCGACGTTCTCGTCGCCGGGGAGACGCTGATCGACTTCATCCCGGATCAGCCCGGACCGCTCTCGACCGTCGAATCCTTCTCGCGGCGAGCGGGTGGCGCGCCCGCGAACGTCGCGGTCGGCCTCGCACGGCTCGACCGCTCGCCGTGGTTTCTCACCAACGTCGCCGAGGACGCGTTCGGCGAGTTCCTCGTCGATGGCCTCCGGGGTCACGGGATCCCCCAACGGTTCGTCACCCGCGACCCGGACCACCAGACGACGCTCGCGTTCGTCGCCCACGACGCGACCGCCGACCGTGAGTTCTCCTTCTATCGGACCGAGACCGCCGACCAGTACATCGACCCCGGCGTCGTGGACGACGACGCCCTCGATTCGACCTCCTGGGTCGCCCTCGGCGGGGTCGCGCTCGCGAACGAACCTGCACGGTCGCGCCTCTTCGAGTTCGTCGAGCGCGCGCGGGACCACGGCTGTGCCGTCGTCTTCGACCCCAACACCCGGCCCGAACTCTGGGCCGACGAAGCGACCTTCGAGACCGTGCTCGAACGGATGCTCTCGCTGACCGACGTCCTCAAGACCTCGGCCGACGACCTCCTCGGAACCCGGTTCGCCGACGGGGGATCGGTAGATACGGACTCGCTGTTCGAGGTCGGCCCGCACACCGTCTTCGCGACCCGTGGGTCCGCCGGCGCGCGCGCCGTTTCGAGCCACGACGCACCCTGGGGAGCCGTCGACGAGACCCACCCCGGCTACGCGGTCGGCGCTGTCGACACCACGGGCGCGGGCGATGCCTTCCTCGCGGGCGTGCTCGCCGGTCTGGTCGACGACGAGCCGCTCGACGAGGTGCTCGGGTTCGCCAACGCGGTCGCGGCGCTCACGACCACCGACGCCGGCGCGAGCACCGCGCTCCCCGACCGCGCCGCCGTCGCCGAGTTCCGTGTCGAAAACGAGTAGCTGGTCGGGTCCACTTCACCGGCGGACCGCGTCGCGCTCGCCGACGAAGACGTCGAGTTCCTTTCTCGTCGGGAGGCCCTCGGTGTCGCCCGCGACGGTCGTCGCGAACGCGCCGACCGCGTTCGCCGTCTCGGTGGCTTCGACCGGACCTTGGCCTTCGATCCGACTCGCGAGGAAGCCGGCGGCGAAGCCGTCGCCCGCGCCGACGGGGTCGACAACGCGCTCGACGTCGTAACCCGACACCCGTTCGGTCGTCGAGCCATCGGCGACGACCGCGCCGGCCGCGCCGAGTTTGACGACCGCGGTCCCCGCGCCGTGGTCGAGACACGCCGCCGCGATCGCCTCGGGGTCGTCCGTTCCGAACAGCGCGGCCCCCTCCTCGATACCCGGGAGGACGATGTCCGACAGCGAGACGAGGTCGAGCATGGTCTCGCGCATCCGTTCGTCGGACTCCCAGAGCTTCCGGCGAACGTTCGGGTCGAACGAGACCGTCATCCCCGCCTCGGTGGCGCGTTCGGCCGCCAGGAGCGTGGCGTCACGACACGACTCGCTGAGGGCGGGCGTGATCCCGGTGAGGTGGAGGTACTCGGCGTTCGTCAGGTAGTCCACGGGGAGGTCGTCGGGGCTCATCAGCGACGCCGCGGAGCCGTGTCGGTAGTAGTGGACGGCGGGTTCGCCGAACTCACGGCGCTCCTTGAACATGATGCCCGTCGGTGCCTCGTCGGTGAACTCCACCGTCGTAGTGTCGACGCCCTCGCCACGGACGAAGAACTCGAGGTACTCGCCGTGCGGGTCGGTACCGAGTTTCGAGTACCAGCCGACGTCGTGGCCGAGCCGCGCGAGACCGATGGCGACGTTGGTCTCGGCACCGGCGAGGCTCTTTTCGAACTCGTGGGCGTGTTTCATCGGGCCCGTCGTCGACGGGTAGACGAGCACCATCGTCTCGCCGAGGGTGACCACGCGGGATGACATGATGGTCGGTGTTTACCCAGGGTGGTGGTATGCGTTCCGGGTTCGGGCGACCGACCACTCCTCATCAGTCCGGGGGTCGGAATCCGCTATCGCCGTGTCAGTCCCCAGTTCCACTGCGGAAGCAGTCTCTCCAGTCCCGCCACGATGTGGGGAAACAGCCGGACGGCACCGAGCGCGAGGCCGACCGCGACGACGAGCGACCCGACCGTCGAGCCCGTGGCGACGTCGACCGCCGCGCCGCCGGCCGCCACCGCGACGACGGTGACGCTGTGATAGACGGGGCGGACGAGG
This sequence is a window from Halococcus hamelinensis 100A6. Protein-coding genes within it:
- the rpl7ae gene encoding 50S ribosomal protein L7Ae, with translation MSVYVTYDVPADLEDDAIEALEVARDTGTVKKGTNETTKAIERGNASLVYIAEDVSPEEIVMHLPELADEKEIPFVFVETQDDVGHAAGLEVGSAAAAIVDAGDAESDVEEITGKVEDLR
- a CDS encoding 30S ribosomal protein S28e; amino-acid sequence: MSSEGTDSTPAEVIEVVGKTGMHGEAMQVNCRIQAGENRGRIITRNCIGPVREGDIIQLKETAREADAIGGR
- a CDS encoding sugar kinase, with the translated sequence MSSRVVTLGETMVLVYPSTTGPMKHAHEFEKSLAGAETNVAIGLARLGHDVGWYSKLGTDPHGEYLEFFVRGEGVDTTTVEFTDEAPTGIMFKERREFGEPAVHYYRHGSAASLMSPDDLPVDYLTNAEYLHLTGITPALSESCRDATLLAAERATEAGMTVSFDPNVRRKLWESDERMRETMLDLVSLSDIVLPGIEEGAALFGTDDPEAIAAACLDHGAGTAVVKLGAAGAVVADGSTTERVSGYDVERVVDPVGAGDGFAAGFLASRIEGQGPVEATETANAVGAFATTVAGDTEGLPTRKELDVFVGERDAVRR
- a CDS encoding 50S ribosomal protein L24e encodes the protein MVETRSCDYCGSDIEPGTGTMYVHVDGRVVHFCSSKCENNAELGRASRDLEWTAEGQRIGANQAGTPEAAEQVAAEPTTEGDETVADEIDTVEGESDAEAVAAAAVDTESDDVPTDDPDEVVDAGAETDELDEVEGRRAGGSDPDIEEDQDVPEESDAEVNVGEETEREVDDDAEFTEEDVERTSDETVSQDEADETVVDEDREEADDEDDQ
- the ndk gene encoding nucleoside-diphosphate kinase, with protein sequence MSHHDERTFVMAKPDAVQRGVVGEIVSRLEGKGLKMVAGKFVQIDEELAHEHYGEHEDKPFFDGLVEFITSGPVFAMVWEGADATRQVRRMMGATDAQEAQPGTIRGDLGNDLGHNLIHGSDHEDEGANEREIDLFFDEDELVDWEQGTATWVYEDADDH
- a CDS encoding carbohydrate kinase family protein encodes the protein MSTPDVLVAGETLIDFIPDQPGPLSTVESFSRRAGGAPANVAVGLARLDRSPWFLTNVAEDAFGEFLVDGLRGHGIPQRFVTRDPDHQTTLAFVAHDATADREFSFYRTETADQYIDPGVVDDDALDSTSWVALGGVALANEPARSRLFEFVERARDHGCAVVFDPNTRPELWADEATFETVLERMLSLTDVLKTSADDLLGTRFADGGSVDTDSLFEVGPHTVFATRGSAGARAVSSHDAPWGAVDETHPGYAVGAVDTTGAGDAFLAGVLAGLVDDEPLDEVLGFANAVAALTTTDAGASTALPDRAAVAEFRVENE